CCTGACCGTGGCCTTTTTCATGTTCGTGCCCAGGGGCCTCATGAGCCTCAAGTCCTTCATGGACTGCGCCGGTGAAGGCATGAAGGCCATGATGCCCGCCAACACCATCCTGGTGCTGGCCTGGGCCATCAGCGGCGTGTGCCGCGACCTTTTGCAGACCCCGCTCTTCGTCAAGACCCTGGTGGCCGACGGCGGCATCTCCGGCGGCCTGCTGCCCGCCATCATCTTCGTGGTGGCCGGCTTCCTGAGCTTCTCCACCGGTACCGCCTGGGGCACCTTCGGCATCCTGATCCCCATCGTGGTGCCCGTGGCCCAGGCCGTGGATCCCAACCTGGTGCTGATCTGCCTGTCCGCCACCCTGGCCGGCAGCGTCTTCGGCGACCACTGCTCGCCCATCTCCGACACCACCATCCTCTCCAGTGCCGGCGCGGGCTGCGCCCATCTGGAACACGTCTCCACCCAGATGCTCTATGCCTGTGTGGTGGCGGCCAGCAGCGCGGTGGGCTACATGGTCTCCGGCCTCATGCACGGCAGCCTGCTGCCCGGCTTCGCCTCCGGCCTGGTCTTCATGGTGGTGACCATGCTGGTGCTGCGCCGGCGCAACACGCAGAAGGACGGGGCCCAGGCCTAGCCCGGGCTTTCCCCGCAACGCCAAAAGGCGCTCCCCCCGGGGAGCGCCTTTTTTTGTGCCGTGCGGCCGGACCGCCGCCGCGGGTGACACGGGATCAGGAGGCCGGGCCACCCTCCCCGGCATTCCCCTTGCCGCCCTGGAGCTTGCGGAAAATGGTGCTGCGGTTGACCTGGAACAGCTCCGAGACCCGGCGCACGGAGCCGTGCACCTCGATGGCCCGGCGCAAAAAATCCCGCTCCATGTCGGCGATGATCTCGCGCAGGGGCCGGGCCTGCGTGAGCACGGCATCCAGATGGCCGCCGCTCTCGTCGTGCAGGCCGCTGATGCTGGACGGCAGGTCGCGGGGCGAGATGCGGGGGCCCTGCCGGGTGATGACCAGGCTGTGGACCAGGTTCTGCAGTTCGCGCACGTTGCCCGGCCAGCGGTACCGGGCCAGCATGTCCAGGGTGATGTCCATGAAGGCCAGCTTTTTGCGGTACTTGGTGGTGTACTGGCGCAAAAAGAGCTCCGCCAGCACGCGCACGTCCTCGGGCCGCTCGCGCAGGGGCGGGATGCGCACGGTGCCCACGTTGAGGCGGTAGAACAGGTCGCGGCGGAAGGTGCCGGCCTCCACGCATTCCTCAAGATCGCGGTTGGTGGCGGCGATGATGCGCACATCCACCTTGCGGGGCTGGGAGCTGCCCACGCGCACGATCTCGTTGTCCTGCAGCACGCGCAGCAGGCGGGTCTGCATGGAAAGGGGCAGCTCGCCCACTTCGTCAAGAAAGATGGTGCTGCCGTCGGCGATCTCGAAATAGCCGGGCTTGCCCTTGCTGGACGCGCCGGTGAAGGCCCCGGGCACATAGCCGAAGATCTCCGATTCCGTCAGGGTCTCGGAGATGCCGCCGCAGTCCACCTTGAGCAGGATCTTGTCCTTGCGGCGGCTCCAGCGGTGGGTCAGGCGGGCGAACACGTCCTTGCCCACGCCGGTCTCGCCCATGATGAGCACCGTGGCATCGGTGCTGGCGTAACGCTTGAGCTCCAGGGCCACCGACTGCATGGCGCTGCTGGCAAAGACGGGTTCCAGGTCCCGCCCCTGGGACTGGGCCACGAAGGCCAGCTTGTCGTTGATCTCCTTGATGAGCCTGCGCTGTTCGCCGGTCTGCTCGTTGAGCTCGGCCAGGCGGGTCTCGTCCCGCACGAAGGTGACCACCAGGCAGACCCGGCCCTTGTCGTCAAAGACGGGCGCGCCCGAAATGACCACGTTCTTGCCGTCCTTGAGCTTCTGCATATAGGTGGCCGGCTTGCCCGTGCGCACCACCTCGGGGTTCAGGGCCAGGTCGAAAAGGCCCTCGCTGACCAGGTCGCGCACATTCTTGCCCCGCAGCTCCCGCGCGGGCACCCCCACCAGATCGGCATACATCTGGTTCACATACAGGGTGGTGCCCACGGCGTCGGAAATGAAGACGCCGTCGGAAATGGTGTCGAGGATGGACGTGAAGAATTTGTGCCAGTTGACCATAGCCGCTCCTTGGAAAGGCAGAAAAGACAAAAAAAGGGCCCGCCCCCGGAAGACGGACCCTTGCGCGTGCGCGAAAGCCCGGCCTAACGGGGGATGATAACCCGATCCCCCAGGGTGGCGGCAGCGATCTTCTGCAGGGCGGCAAACTTTTTGTCGTCCAGCGTCACGTCACCCATGGGGGGGACACGGTCCAGGAAGGTGTACTTCTGTGTGCCCAGACGGTGATAGGGCAGCATCTCGTACTTCACATGCCCGAAGGGCTTGAGGAAGTCACAGATGGCCTTGATGTCCGGACCATGATCGTTGAACCCGGGGATGACGGGCGTACGGGCCGTGACGGGCAGGCCGGGGAACTCCGTCACCAGGGTCTGGAAATTCTTCAGGATGAGGTCGTTGGGCATGCCGGTATGCTTTTTGTGCACCTCGGGATCCATATGCTTGATGTCGAACAGCACATGGTTGAGGTACCGGGCCGCCTCGCGCACCACATCGGTGGGGACGAGACCACAGGTCTCGATGCACGTCTTCACACGGCGTTCACGGGCCAGGCGCAGCAGGTTGAGGGCAAATTCGCTCTGCAGCAGGGGCTCGCCGCCGGAGATGGTCATGCCGCCACCGGAGCGAGCATAAAACATGGCATCTTCCTGCGCAACCTTGAGGGCCTCGGCCACGGTATAGGGCTTGCCGTAGACGATGATGCCCTGGGCCGGACAGGCTTCGGCACAGGGCATGTCCTTGCAGCCCGCGCATTTGCCGCGGTCGATGGCCACGAAGCCGTCCTCGCGGCGGGACAGGGCCCCGTTGGGACAGGCCTTGAAGCAGCGGGTGCATTTGTCCGTCCCCAGGCAGCGGCCTTGGTTGTAGGCCAGCTCCGGCTCCCGGTTCTGGGATTCCGGATTGCTGCACCAGCGGCAGCGCAGACCGCAGCCCTTGGTGAAGACGATGGTACGGATGCCGGGACCATCATGCACGGAATATTTCTGGATATTGAAAACGAGGCCGCGCGCGTTGTTGTTTTCGATCACGGGGTCACCGCCGGAGAGGTTGAGGGTTGGCAGGGAAGGCGCGGGAAAACGCCAAGGCCTCCGGCCTCCCCGCAGGGCAGCCGGAGGCGGTACAGAGGCCGGCGGCGGCACAGGGCCGCCGCCGGCAACCGGGACTAGATGGTATCGTGTTCGGTACGGGCGATGAGGTCGTTCTGCAGGTCGGGGGACAGGTCCACGAAGTAGGCGCTGTACCCGGCGATGCGCACGATCAGGTTGCGGTACTTCTGGGGATCCTTCTGGGCGGCCAGCAGGGTGCTCTTGTTCACCACGTTGAACTGCACATGCCACAGCTTCAGGTCGCAGAAGGTGCGGATGAAGGACACGAGCTTTTCGGTGCCCTGCTCGCCTTCCACGCACTTGGGCGTGAACTTGATGTTCAGCATGCGGGCGAAGCGGTCGCGCATGCCCATGTTCTTGGTGTTGTAGTTGGACAGCAGGACGGCGGTAGGCCCGTTGACGTCGGCGCCGTGGGAAGCGGAGGAACCATCGGACAGCGGGAACCAGTCCACGCGGCCGTTGGGGGTGGCGGACACCACCTTGCCGAAGGGCACATGGGAGGTGAAGGGCACATAGCGCACGTTGTAGAACATGCCCAGGTCCTTCTGGCTGTACTTGGCGGCGAACTCCACGGAAAGGCGGTCGATCTCGTGGCCGATGCTGTCGGCATAGGGATCGTTGTTGCCGTAGCAGGGAGCGGACTTCAGCAGGGCCTTCACGTCCTCGTAGCCTTCGAAGTTGGCGTCGATGGCCTTGATGACTTCGTCCATGGTCAGCTTCTTGTCTTCAAACACCAGCTTCTTGATGGCGGACAGGGAGTCCACCACGGTGCCCAGGCCCATGTATTCGAAGTAACCGAAGTCGATGCCTTCGGGGATGTGGGTCTGGTGCAGGTCGATGCAGTGCTTCATGCACAGGTCGTGCATGGCGGAGCCCATGGGCTGGGCGAAGTGCCGGGCACGCAGGTTGTTGACGATGTACTGCTGGGTGAAGGCGGTGCGCAGGAACAGCATGTGCTGCTTCACATAGGCGTTCCAGAATTCGTCCCAGGTCTTGAAGTCACGGGGATCGCCGGTCTCTTCGCCCAGCACGATGTCGCCGTACTTCTTCATGCGGCCGTTGCGCAGCACCATTTCCACGGCGGCGGCGAAGTTGATGTAGGCACCGCCGGAGGTGAAGGTGTCGCGGTTGGGCATGCGGGCCTCGGTGCAGCCGGACACGGCGTAATCCAGGGCTTCTTCAAAGGAGGCCCCCTTGGACACGTACAGGGGCACGACTTCCTCGTCGTTGATCAGTTTGGGGAAGCCGGAGCCGTCCTTGATGGTCTCGGCCACGTCCCACAGGTAGCTTTCGGGCGAGCGGCTGTGGATGCGGGCGGCCAGGTCGGGGTAGTGCAGCGGGAATTCGCGCTTGGACTTCAGGATCAGATGGGTCAGTTCGTTGGTGGCGTCGCGGCCGTCGGGGGTCTGGCCACCCACGGTCACGGCTTCCCAGTGGGCATACCCTTCGTTGAAGGCGCCGCCGCAGGGGGAGATGTACATGTCGATGAATTCGGCCATGCCCACCCACATGCATTCCAGCAGCTCGATGGCCTTCTTGTTGTCCAGGCTGCCGTTCTCGATGTCCTGCTGGTAGTAGGGGTACAGGTACTGGTCCATGCGGCCGTTGGAGATGGTGGTGCCGGTCTTCTGCTCGATACGGGAGAACATCTGCACGAACCACTGGCTCTGGCAGGCTTCCCAGAAGTCGCGGGCGGGCTCGCCGGGCACGCGTTCGGCATTGGCGGCCATGCGCAGCAGCTCGGCCTTACGGACGGGATCATCGGTCTTTTCGGCCACCTTGCGGGCTTCGTCGGCATGGCGCCTGGCCCACAGCACGATGGCGTCGCACACGATCACCACGGCATCCAGGAAGGGCTTCTTCTCGCACATGTCCGTGGCGCTGGCGGGATCGAGGGCGGCCAGCTTTTCCTCAGCCTCGCGCTTGATGTCGTTGAAGCCGCGCTTCAGGATCTTGCCGTAATCATGCACCCACTGGATGGAGGAACGGAACGAGGAGGTCTCGTTGACGATGAAGCGGGAGATCAGGCCCTTGGGATCGTCGTAGGTCAGCTTGTGGATCTCGGGCGGCAGGGCGGCGGCCAGGGCTTCGTGGTAGGTCTTGCCCTTCCAGTAGGGGGCGATCTCCTCGATGACGCGCTTGGCGTCCTCAGCGGTGATGGTGGCAGGCGAGGTGGCACGGGTGGGCAGGTCCTTCACGGCCATGTCCAGGAAGTCACCGTCCAGTTCGGGGTACAGGATGCCGTAACGGCCGTCGCAGCCGGCGCGGCCCAGCAGCAGCTGGTCATCCTGCACATACACGGTGATGTTCCGGGCGATGTGCATCAGGGCCTTGGCCCAGCGCAGCACCAGGGGCTGCCCTTCGGTCACCTGCATGGACTGGGTGAAGTACAGGGCGCGTTCGATGTCGATACGGGGCTTCATGCCGTCGAAGCGTTCCAGCATGCGGAACACGCGCTCATGGGTGGCGCGGAAGCGGTCGACCTTGCCTTCGATCTTGTCGAGCAGGCGCTGTTCCTGGGGGGATCTGCATTCGCAAACAGTCTGGGACATATCCGTTCTCCTCTTGAAGGGTGTTTGACTATGTCGCGACGAATCGCTTGCGAAATAAATAGCAATGCCTGTGCCAATTCAATAACACACCGTATTTAAAAGATATTTTTTCACCATCCCCCACAAACATCCCCGGATGATGCATTTTTGCGCCTAAAAATTTTTTTCACAGCTTTTTCGGGGGCCGAAGATTCCAAAATGCATCATCGGCGGCATGGCCGGTCGCATCCCCAAGGCCTTCTTCCGTCCGCAGGCACCCGTGTGGCCGACATATCGAAAAAACTCCCCTCCTGAATTT
This is a stretch of genomic DNA from Desulfovibrio piger. It encodes these proteins:
- a CDS encoding sigma-54 interaction domain-containing protein — encoded protein: MVNWHKFFTSILDTISDGVFISDAVGTTLYVNQMYADLVGVPARELRGKNVRDLVSEGLFDLALNPEVVRTGKPATYMQKLKDGKNVVISGAPVFDDKGRVCLVVTFVRDETRLAELNEQTGEQRRLIKEINDKLAFVAQSQGRDLEPVFASSAMQSVALELKRYASTDATVLIMGETGVGKDVFARLTHRWSRRKDKILLKVDCGGISETLTESEIFGYVPGAFTGASSKGKPGYFEIADGSTIFLDEVGELPLSMQTRLLRVLQDNEIVRVGSSQPRKVDVRIIAATNRDLEECVEAGTFRRDLFYRLNVGTVRIPPLRERPEDVRVLAELFLRQYTTKYRKKLAFMDITLDMLARYRWPGNVRELQNLVHSLVITRQGPRISPRDLPSSISGLHDESGGHLDAVLTQARPLREIIADMERDFLRRAIEVHGSVRRVSELFQVNRSTIFRKLQGGKGNAGEGGPAS
- the hpsH gene encoding (2S)-3-sulfopropanediol dehydratase activating enzyme, encoding MIENNNARGLVFNIQKYSVHDGPGIRTIVFTKGCGLRCRWCSNPESQNREPELAYNQGRCLGTDKCTRCFKACPNGALSRREDGFVAIDRGKCAGCKDMPCAEACPAQGIIVYGKPYTVAEALKVAQEDAMFYARSGGGMTISGGEPLLQSEFALNLLRLARERRVKTCIETCGLVPTDVVREAARYLNHVLFDIKHMDPEVHKKHTGMPNDLILKNFQTLVTEFPGLPVTARTPVIPGFNDHGPDIKAICDFLKPFGHVKYEMLPYHRLGTQKYTFLDRVPPMGDVTLDDKKFAALQKIAAATLGDRVIIPR
- the hpsG gene encoding (2S)-3-sulfopropanediol dehydratase, with the protein product MSQTVCECRSPQEQRLLDKIEGKVDRFRATHERVFRMLERFDGMKPRIDIERALYFTQSMQVTEGQPLVLRWAKALMHIARNITVYVQDDQLLLGRAGCDGRYGILYPELDGDFLDMAVKDLPTRATSPATITAEDAKRVIEEIAPYWKGKTYHEALAAALPPEIHKLTYDDPKGLISRFIVNETSSFRSSIQWVHDYGKILKRGFNDIKREAEEKLAALDPASATDMCEKKPFLDAVVIVCDAIVLWARRHADEARKVAEKTDDPVRKAELLRMAANAERVPGEPARDFWEACQSQWFVQMFSRIEQKTGTTISNGRMDQYLYPYYQQDIENGSLDNKKAIELLECMWVGMAEFIDMYISPCGGAFNEGYAHWEAVTVGGQTPDGRDATNELTHLILKSKREFPLHYPDLAARIHSRSPESYLWDVAETIKDGSGFPKLINDEEVVPLYVSKGASFEEALDYAVSGCTEARMPNRDTFTSGGAYINFAAAVEMVLRNGRMKKYGDIVLGEETGDPRDFKTWDEFWNAYVKQHMLFLRTAFTQQYIVNNLRARHFAQPMGSAMHDLCMKHCIDLHQTHIPEGIDFGYFEYMGLGTVVDSLSAIKKLVFEDKKLTMDEVIKAIDANFEGYEDVKALLKSAPCYGNNDPYADSIGHEIDRLSVEFAAKYSQKDLGMFYNVRYVPFTSHVPFGKVVSATPNGRVDWFPLSDGSSASHGADVNGPTAVLLSNYNTKNMGMRDRFARMLNIKFTPKCVEGEQGTEKLVSFIRTFCDLKLWHVQFNVVNKSTLLAAQKDPQKYRNLIVRIAGYSAYFVDLSPDLQNDLIARTEHDTI